One window of Pseudacidobacterium ailaaui genomic DNA carries:
- a CDS encoding LolA family protein → MFLSLTMHRWKIVLLSAILTTLSLTPASGRAQDDLNKVLGQMDAASQKFQSAQADFQWDQYTAVVQSHETQTGTIAFRRSGKNVEMVAHVKTDNGQPAPKDVLYRNGQLTFYQPQIKQQTIFSAGANRQQYEGFLTLGFGGSGKDLAANWNIKYEGTDTIQGVQTAKLDLTPKQPSQNQMFSHITIWIDPSRSVSLKQQFFQESGDSRTALYTNIQMNNVPSSAFSLKVPSGTQTIRK, encoded by the coding sequence GTGTTTCTTTCTTTGACCATGCATCGATGGAAGATTGTCCTGCTCTCCGCGATTTTGACCACCCTCAGTCTTACTCCTGCCTCTGGGCGTGCCCAGGACGACCTAAACAAAGTCCTTGGCCAGATGGACGCCGCTTCCCAAAAATTTCAGAGCGCGCAGGCTGATTTTCAATGGGACCAGTACACCGCCGTCGTCCAGAGCCATGAGACGCAGACCGGGACCATCGCCTTCAGGCGCTCCGGCAAGAATGTTGAGATGGTTGCCCACGTGAAGACTGACAACGGCCAGCCCGCGCCCAAGGATGTTCTCTACAGAAACGGGCAGCTCACCTTCTACCAACCGCAGATTAAACAGCAAACGATCTTTTCCGCAGGTGCAAACCGCCAGCAGTATGAAGGTTTTCTGACTTTGGGCTTCGGCGGTAGTGGTAAGGACCTTGCCGCAAATTGGAACATCAAATACGAAGGCACCGATACCATCCAGGGCGTACAGACCGCAAAGCTCGATCTGACGCCGAAACAACCCAGCCAGAACCAGATGTTCTCCCACATCACCATCTGGATTGATCCCTCGCGTTCCGTCTCCTTGAAGCAGCAGTTTTTCCAGGAAAGCGGCGACTCCCGCACTGCACTTTACACAAATATTCAGATGAACAATGTCCCATCCAGCGCCTTCTCGCTGAAAGTCCCCTCTGGCACCCAGACCATTCGCAAATAG
- a CDS encoding glycosyltransferase, giving the protein MKQIFYDPQRKRWKRLRRVLDVSAVVLTVVLAVFIFSVWKHQSLPELLLPTQKRNYRALRPPELRKTAQRPSRRRTHRRPSEIPLNTDEGLRAAFYVNDEPSYSSLKAHIHQIDMLFPDWLHVTRPDGRLQGATSLFPVRLYDVVDAAGVHNVDEENKVARVIAAAREDTEIFPMLNNYDMLAGTWNGEAIGRMLEDPAARENLHLQLDRFLAANPNYRGICLDFEEVPEKDRNLYAEWIGELDNDFRAKNLRIYVNVEVSAPDFLLKSLARNSDGIILMNYDQHETTSGPGPIAAESWFEGNLNRVLKTVPKEKIICAIGNYGYDWSVPLPEKGKKATDKVLDAEDLTVQEVWQRAAESEADVHLEGDELNPHFVYDDEDEHIRHQVWFLDGVTALNELRAARSMGLKTFALWALGKEDGSLWSIWDHPSSKDAPQLLKDVPPGNDVNTEGEGDILRVVSRPQRGSRTISMDADNFTITDEEMTELPRSYTLHYYGYQPKKVALSFDDGPDPKWTPKVLDVLKQYHVKGTFLVIGEEAADHTGLLKRYVREGHEVGNHTFTHPDISEISPRQLDLELNLTERLFAAELGVQPLYFRPPYSIDQEPDTNDQAAPVDRIQQMGYIILGNKIDTDDWNEHPRKTPQEIVDTVLQQLDEMKTRPWFRGSVILMHDGGGDRSVTVASLPLLITTLRAKGYEFVPVSELMGKTTAEVMPPIAPQLRWQARIDAVAFLIYGFFSHFVVFVFFVGDVLMSARLVLIGVFALIDRLRRRKIHGPADFAPRVAVLIPAYNEEKVIVRTVRSVLNSTYKNLHVVVIDDGSTDRTFDVVRDAYPQEIASGKLLVLTKPNAGKAEALNFGLQHMEEDFYVGIDADTVIASDAIEKLIVHFADERVGAIAGNAKVGNKVNLLTRWQALEYITSQNFERRALDLFNVVTVVPGAIGAWRTAAVQKAGGYPINTVAEDADLTMNLLEQNFKVIYEDRALAFTEAPTTVNGLMRQRFRWSFGILQAVFKHKHAFRTNPAMGLFALPNIVVFQILLPLVSPFIDIMFAAGALQYWWNKHFHPEAASAASFEKLLVYFLAFLVIDFATSALAFALERRHPANKGDGWLLFHIWIQRFSYRQIFSLVLFKTLKRAIDGRPFNWDKIERTARMSQHTEKIAAGG; this is encoded by the coding sequence ATGAAACAAATCTTTTATGACCCGCAGCGAAAGCGCTGGAAACGGCTTAGGCGTGTGCTGGACGTCTCGGCGGTTGTCCTGACGGTGGTCCTGGCCGTCTTTATTTTCAGCGTCTGGAAGCACCAGTCTCTGCCGGAACTGCTGCTGCCCACGCAGAAGCGTAATTACAGGGCGCTGCGGCCGCCGGAATTACGGAAGACGGCACAGCGGCCTTCCCGGCGGCGGACCCATCGCCGTCCTTCAGAAATCCCACTGAATACAGATGAAGGACTGCGCGCGGCCTTTTACGTCAATGATGAACCCAGCTATTCCTCACTGAAGGCCCACATCCACCAGATTGACATGCTGTTTCCGGACTGGCTGCACGTGACCCGGCCAGACGGTAGGCTCCAGGGGGCAACGTCCCTGTTTCCGGTGCGTTTGTACGATGTGGTGGATGCTGCCGGCGTCCACAACGTGGATGAGGAGAACAAGGTAGCGCGCGTGATTGCGGCAGCCCGGGAAGACACGGAAATCTTTCCGATGCTGAACAACTACGACATGCTTGCCGGTACATGGAATGGCGAAGCCATCGGCAGGATGCTGGAAGATCCTGCGGCGCGGGAGAATTTGCACCTTCAGCTTGATCGATTCCTGGCTGCAAATCCGAATTACCGCGGCATCTGCCTGGATTTTGAGGAGGTCCCGGAGAAAGACCGTAATCTCTACGCCGAATGGATTGGGGAACTGGACAACGACTTTCGGGCCAAGAACCTGCGGATCTACGTCAATGTGGAGGTCAGTGCTCCAGACTTCTTGCTGAAGTCCCTTGCCAGGAACAGCGACGGCATCATTCTGATGAACTATGACCAGCATGAGACGACCAGCGGACCCGGACCGATTGCCGCTGAGAGCTGGTTTGAAGGCAATCTGAACCGCGTGCTGAAGACTGTTCCCAAAGAAAAGATCATTTGCGCAATCGGAAACTATGGCTACGACTGGTCGGTCCCTCTGCCTGAGAAGGGGAAAAAGGCCACCGACAAGGTCCTGGATGCGGAAGACCTTACCGTGCAGGAGGTCTGGCAGCGAGCAGCCGAGTCAGAGGCGGATGTACATCTGGAGGGCGACGAGCTGAACCCGCACTTTGTTTATGACGATGAGGACGAACATATACGCCACCAGGTTTGGTTTTTGGACGGGGTGACGGCGCTGAATGAGCTACGTGCAGCGCGCAGCATGGGGCTGAAGACCTTTGCGCTTTGGGCGCTGGGCAAGGAAGACGGCTCTCTGTGGTCCATCTGGGACCATCCCAGCTCAAAAGACGCGCCCCAGCTCCTGAAGGACGTTCCTCCAGGCAATGATGTGAACACGGAGGGAGAAGGCGACATTCTGCGGGTCGTCTCGCGTCCCCAGCGCGGTTCGCGCACGATCAGCATGGACGCGGACAACTTCACCATTACCGACGAGGAGATGACGGAGCTGCCGCGGTCCTACACGCTGCATTACTACGGCTATCAGCCGAAAAAAGTAGCGCTTTCCTTCGATGATGGCCCGGATCCGAAGTGGACACCGAAGGTATTAGATGTCCTGAAGCAGTATCACGTGAAAGGGACCTTTCTCGTCATTGGCGAGGAGGCGGCCGATCACACCGGACTGTTGAAGCGATATGTGCGCGAAGGACACGAAGTCGGCAACCACACCTTTACCCATCCGGACATCAGCGAAATTTCGCCGCGACAGCTCGATCTGGAGCTGAATTTGACAGAACGCCTGTTTGCCGCTGAGCTGGGTGTGCAGCCGCTTTACTTTCGGCCTCCCTATTCGATTGATCAGGAGCCGGACACGAATGATCAGGCGGCTCCGGTAGACCGCATCCAGCAGATGGGCTACATCATTCTGGGCAACAAGATTGACACCGATGACTGGAACGAGCATCCACGGAAGACGCCGCAGGAGATCGTGGACACGGTGCTGCAGCAGCTCGATGAGATGAAGACAAGGCCCTGGTTCCGCGGTAGCGTCATCCTGATGCATGACGGAGGAGGCGACCGGTCGGTGACGGTGGCGTCGCTGCCCCTGCTGATCACTACGCTGCGGGCAAAAGGGTATGAGTTTGTTCCTGTTTCAGAACTCATGGGCAAGACCACGGCCGAAGTGATGCCACCGATTGCTCCCCAGCTGCGCTGGCAGGCCCGCATCGATGCTGTGGCCTTCCTGATCTATGGGTTCTTCAGCCACTTTGTTGTCTTTGTGTTTTTTGTAGGCGATGTGCTGATGAGTGCACGTCTGGTGCTGATTGGTGTCTTTGCACTGATAGACCGCCTACGCCGCCGCAAGATCCATGGACCAGCCGACTTTGCACCGCGGGTTGCGGTATTGATTCCTGCGTACAACGAGGAGAAGGTGATTGTCCGCACAGTACGGTCGGTACTGAACTCGACTTACAAAAACCTGCATGTTGTAGTCATTGACGATGGCTCAACGGACCGGACCTTTGATGTGGTGCGCGATGCTTACCCTCAGGAAATTGCCTCTGGCAAACTCCTGGTCCTTACCAAGCCAAATGCCGGTAAGGCCGAGGCCCTGAATTTTGGCCTTCAACATATGGAAGAGGATTTCTATGTCGGCATTGACGCGGACACCGTGATTGCATCTGATGCGATTGAAAAACTCATCGTCCATTTTGCCGACGAGCGGGTGGGTGCCATTGCCGGAAACGCCAAGGTGGGCAATAAAGTCAATCTGCTTACGCGCTGGCAGGCCCTTGAATATATCACCAGCCAGAACTTTGAGCGCAGGGCCTTGGACCTGTTCAATGTGGTCACAGTCGTACCGGGGGCCATCGGAGCATGGCGCACGGCAGCAGTGCAAAAGGCGGGCGGATATCCCATTAATACTGTGGCCGAAGATGCTGACCTGACAATGAACCTGCTGGAGCAGAATTTTAAGGTCATTTACGAGGACCGCGCGCTCGCATTTACTGAGGCGCCAACGACGGTCAATGGACTGATGCGGCAGCGCTTCCGCTGGTCTTTTGGAATACTGCAGGCCGTTTTCAAGCACAAGCATGCCTTCCGCACAAACCCGGCGATGGGTCTGTTTGCCTTGCCGAATATTGTGGTCTTCCAAATTCTGCTGCCGCTGGTGTCGCCCTTTATCGACATTATGTTTGCTGCAGGAGCACTGCAGTACTGGTGGAACAAGCACTTTCATCCGGAAGCTGCCAGCGCGGCCAGTTTTGAGAAGCTGCTGGTCTACTTCCTCGCATTCCTGGTCATAGATTTCGCTACTTCAGCGCTGGCCTTTGCTCTGGAACGCCGTCATCCGGCCAATAAGGGAGATGGCTGGCTGCTGTTCCATATCTGGATCCAGCGGTTCTCGTATCGGCAGATCTTTTCTCTTGTGCTCTTCAAGACATTAAAACGCGCCATCGATGGGCGCCCCTTTAACTGGGACAAGATTGAACGGACGGCCAGGATGTCCCAGCACACGGAGAAGATTGCAGCAGGAGGGTGA
- a CDS encoding ArnT family glycosyltransferase: MFALGAGAALRFWFIHAYPETQGDPLVYGDIAKNWMLHGIYGLSSAAGIHPTLIRLPGYPLFLMLCFRLFGMEHYNAVMYTQVAFDLASCLLVAGFARKIASLRAGWAALWLAALCPFTANYTATPLTETLELFCISLALYSFATLLENPQWRWVFVLAFAFSYAALLRPDGALLAVALCPAILFYGARLWGTSLMLRMALTCGLLSIVPFVPWTLRNWHTFHVFQPLAPRYATDPGEPTFPGFNRWTRTVCVDLACTWEIYWNGNTDLLHLEDLPKRAFDSPAQHSETKQLFDDYNQSATITPEIDARFARLAKERIHDDPVRYYFALPVARLLDMWLRPRTELLWIELRWWEYSRHPAETEFAAAYAALNLAYLVAACIGLYRWPRFSGAILAFVLLRCALLATLEAPEPRYTLECFPMLFALAGVAFERRSMYLRLPV, from the coding sequence TTGTTCGCTCTCGGCGCCGGAGCGGCACTCCGTTTCTGGTTCATCCATGCTTATCCTGAGACGCAGGGCGATCCGCTGGTGTATGGCGATATTGCCAAAAACTGGATGCTGCATGGTATCTATGGCCTCTCCAGCGCCGCGGGCATTCATCCCACCCTGATTCGCCTGCCCGGCTATCCTCTCTTTTTAATGCTCTGTTTTCGCCTGTTTGGCATGGAGCACTATAACGCAGTCATGTACACCCAAGTGGCCTTTGACCTGGCAAGCTGCCTGCTGGTTGCCGGTTTCGCCAGGAAAATCGCCTCTCTCCGGGCTGGATGGGCCGCGCTTTGGCTGGCTGCCCTTTGTCCCTTCACGGCAAACTACACGGCCACACCGCTCACAGAAACACTTGAGCTTTTCTGTATCTCGCTGGCTTTGTATAGCTTTGCTACCCTGCTCGAAAATCCGCAATGGCGCTGGGTCTTCGTGCTGGCATTTGCCTTCAGCTATGCTGCGCTGCTTCGGCCGGATGGGGCCTTACTGGCTGTCGCCCTCTGTCCGGCAATCCTTTTTTACGGGGCCCGGCTCTGGGGAACGTCGCTCATGCTGCGGATGGCCCTCACCTGCGGACTTCTTTCCATCGTTCCATTCGTGCCGTGGACCCTCCGCAACTGGCATACCTTTCACGTTTTTCAGCCCCTGGCGCCGCGTTACGCCACCGACCCAGGGGAACCGACATTTCCTGGATTTAACCGCTGGACCCGCACCGTCTGTGTCGATCTGGCCTGTACATGGGAGATTTACTGGAACGGCAACACCGATCTACTTCATCTGGAAGATCTGCCAAAACGCGCCTTCGACTCTCCTGCACAGCATTCCGAAACCAAACAGCTTTTCGATGACTACAACCAGTCCGCAACCATCACGCCGGAAATTGATGCCCGCTTCGCCAGGCTGGCCAAAGAGCGTATCCACGACGACCCTGTACGTTATTACTTCGCATTGCCGGTGGCCAGGCTTCTGGACATGTGGCTGCGTCCGCGCACTGAGCTGCTGTGGATTGAATTGCGCTGGTGGGAATACTCCCGGCATCCTGCAGAAACAGAGTTTGCCGCCGCTTACGCTGCCCTCAACCTCGCCTATCTGGTCGCGGCCTGCATCGGCTTGTACCGCTGGCCGCGATTTTCCGGGGCCATTCTGGCCTTTGTTCTGTTGCGCTGCGCCTTGCTGGCCACCCTTGAAGCGCCTGAGCCCCGCTATACACTGGAATGTTTCCCGATGCTCTTTGCACTCGCAGGAGTGGCCTTTGAGCGCAGAAGCATGTATCTGAGGCTGCCGGTCTGA
- a CDS encoding O-methyltransferase — MSKKKWTAVDNYLHSTLVPSDPALDAALETMQRAGLPQIQVTASQGKLLHLLARLQGAKKVLEIGTLGGYSTIWLARALRPGGKLITIEADPKHARVATENIARAGLSAKVEVRQGKALAILPELTGPFDLIFIDADKRNNPRYFEWALKLSRKGSLIFVDNVIREGEILDTNSTDPDLRGTRKLFQKMATDPRVIATAQQTVGSKGHDGFAMALVIA; from the coding sequence ATGTCAAAGAAAAAATGGACCGCCGTAGACAACTATCTCCACTCCACCCTTGTGCCGTCCGACCCGGCGCTGGACGCAGCGCTGGAGACCATGCAACGCGCCGGACTCCCACAGATTCAGGTCACTGCAAGCCAAGGAAAGCTGCTGCATCTGCTGGCAAGACTCCAGGGTGCTAAAAAGGTCCTTGAAATCGGCACGCTGGGCGGCTACAGCACCATCTGGCTGGCCCGCGCCCTGCGCCCTGGGGGCAAACTGATTACGATTGAGGCCGACCCTAAACACGCCCGTGTGGCCACCGAAAACATTGCTCGGGCAGGGCTTTCCGCAAAGGTTGAGGTCCGCCAGGGAAAGGCGCTGGCCATTCTGCCAGAGCTTACCGGTCCCTTCGATTTGATCTTTATCGACGCGGACAAACGCAACAATCCGCGCTATTTCGAATGGGCCTTAAAGCTTTCGCGCAAGGGCAGTCTGATCTTTGTAGACAATGTCATCCGCGAAGGAGAAATTCTTGATACAAATAGCACCGACCCGGATCTTCGCGGTACGCGAAAGCTGTTTCAGAAAATGGCCACCGACCCACGCGTCATCGCTACGGCACAGCAGACAGTCGGCAGCAAAGGACATGACGGCTTCGCCATGGCGCTGGTGATTGCGTAA